One segment of Mesoplodon densirostris isolate mMesDen1 chromosome 6, mMesDen1 primary haplotype, whole genome shotgun sequence DNA contains the following:
- the TXN gene encoding thioredoxin, with amino-acid sequence MVKQIESKYAFQEALNSAGEKLVVVDFSATWCGPCKMIKPFFHSLSEKYSNVVFLEVDVDDCQDVASECEVKCMPTFQFFKKGQKVGEFSGANKEKLEATINELI; translated from the exons ATGGTGAAGCAGATTGAGAGCAAG tATGCTTTTCAGGAAGCCTTGAACAGTGCAGGAGAGAAACTCGTAGTAGTCGACTTCTCAGCCACGTGGTGTGGGCCTTGCAAAATGATCAAGCCTTTCTTTCAT tcTCTCTCTGAAAAGTATTCCAACGTAGTGTTCCTCGAAGTAGATGTGGATGACTGTCAG GATGTTGCTTCAGAGTGTGAAGTCAAATGCATGCCAAccttccagttttttaaaaagggacagAAG GTGGGTGAATTTTCTGGAGCTAATAAGGAAAAACTTGAAGCCACCATTAATGAATTAATCTAA